The genomic region CCGCGCGCCTTCTCTTCAGGCGCCTTGTCGATCTGGTCGTACGCCGTGAACTTCGCACCGCCCGTCTCGGCCAGGATCTTCGTGATCGCGGCCGTTAGCGACGTCTTGCCATGGTCGACATGGCCGATCGTTCCGATGTTGCAGTGCGGCTTGTTCCGCTCGAACTTTGCCT from Constrictibacter sp. MBR-5 harbors:
- a CDS encoding GTP-binding protein codes for the protein MAKAKFERNKPHCNIGTIGHVDHGKTSLTAAITKILAETGGAKFTAYDQIDKAPEEKARG